A portion of the Leptospirales bacterium genome contains these proteins:
- a CDS encoding ATP-binding protein: protein MDGYAKLAALDLSTSESGGQTLVEASLRRGLPGVQISGISRGAREMQERLRSALHRSGVRMPLASLSINVAPQLSGRRASELEFSCAAATLLAIGMTPPGSLLRRIAAGEAIALFGELSLSGELLPVSWLSRRLWLASIAGFALAIVPEMQAQEAQAAGALPVLPARALCSLWEERHLRTLAPAPIAVAHRGSRLEGALVRSDALRAATLAAAGWHGLLFLGPPGVGKSAMAAEIGALLPAPDQREAREILAWADDLSEGNLQRPLRQPHHSATRRAMIGGGASLEPGEVTRAHCGLLLLDELGEFQRETLQALREPAESGMVELSRGRLARRLPAGFLLAATSNGCPCGYGSINSQQRCQCSPAAIRAYRLRLLGPLADRLDMLVQLDYEQPGAVPTTRLDATRLRAAIVECWDRQADRWSGQRFRHNGLRSLDQLERAAPLQNRSALRFCNRWLQSGSVSLRQIAGVRRLALTIADLEKSEETREEHLLEASHLRGLEVRLDWREDEARRKVPL from the coding sequence CGGAGGTCAAACTCTGGTCGAGGCATCATTGCGGCGAGGTTTGCCAGGGGTGCAAATCTCGGGGATCAGCCGCGGCGCCCGCGAGATGCAAGAGCGCTTGCGCAGCGCTTTGCACCGCAGCGGAGTGCGAATGCCGCTGGCCTCGCTGTCAATCAACGTAGCGCCACAGCTCAGCGGGCGTCGCGCTTCGGAACTGGAGTTCAGTTGCGCAGCGGCCACTTTGCTGGCGATTGGGATGACGCCGCCGGGCTCGCTCCTGCGGCGCATCGCGGCAGGCGAGGCCATTGCACTTTTTGGGGAACTTTCTCTCTCAGGCGAATTGCTGCCGGTAAGCTGGCTCTCGCGCCGGCTATGGCTGGCCAGCATTGCTGGATTTGCGTTGGCCATCGTCCCCGAAATGCAGGCTCAGGAAGCGCAAGCTGCTGGCGCCTTGCCGGTGCTGCCAGCCAGGGCGCTATGCAGTCTCTGGGAGGAACGTCACCTTCGCACCCTGGCGCCAGCGCCGATCGCTGTGGCTCATCGCGGCTCGCGACTGGAGGGCGCCCTCGTCCGCAGCGATGCACTGCGCGCCGCGACGCTGGCCGCCGCCGGCTGGCATGGCCTGCTCTTTTTAGGACCGCCGGGCGTTGGCAAGAGTGCGATGGCGGCTGAAATTGGAGCCTTGCTGCCGGCGCCAGATCAACGCGAGGCGCGCGAGATTCTGGCGTGGGCGGATGATCTATCCGAAGGCAATTTGCAGCGGCCGCTGCGACAGCCGCATCATTCTGCAACCCGACGCGCCATGATTGGCGGCGGCGCATCGCTCGAGCCGGGAGAGGTCACGCGCGCCCATTGCGGCCTGCTGTTACTCGATGAACTTGGCGAATTTCAACGGGAGACTCTGCAAGCGCTTCGCGAGCCCGCTGAATCCGGAATGGTTGAGCTCAGCCGCGGAAGATTGGCGCGCCGGCTGCCTGCGGGTTTTCTGCTGGCCGCAACCAGCAATGGCTGCCCCTGCGGATATGGCAGCATAAACAGTCAACAGCGTTGCCAGTGCAGCCCGGCGGCAATTCGCGCCTATCGTCTGCGGTTGCTTGGTCCGCTGGCCGACCGATTGGATATGCTTGTTCAACTGGACTATGAGCAGCCTGGCGCCGTTCCCACAACGAGACTCGATGCGACACGGCTGCGCGCTGCAATCGTCGAGTGCTGGGACCGACAGGCGGACCGCTGGAGCGGCCAGCGCTTTCGCCACAATGGCCTGAGGTCTCTGGACCAGTTAGAGCGCGCCGCGCCGCTACAAAATCGCTCCGCCCTTCGCTTTTGCAATCGCTGGCTTCAATCCGGGTCTGTCAGCTTACGGCAGATCGCCGGCGTTCGACGTTTGGCACTGACGATTGCTGACCTGGAGAAATCGGAGGAGACGCGCGAGGAGCATTTACTGGAGGCCAGCCACTTGCGCGGTCTGGAGGTCAGGCTGGATTGGAGAGAGGATGAAGCGCGAAGAAAAGTTCCGTTGTGA